In the Nicotiana tabacum cultivar K326 chromosome 16, ASM71507v2, whole genome shotgun sequence genome, one interval contains:
- the LOC142170217 gene encoding uncharacterized protein LOC142170217, producing the protein MLFRINSEGIKFIVDLKKRTCDCLKFQLDELLYPHAIAAINKRYLQKSDYFSNWYSRETWLKTYEGHVNTVGDQKSWDIPQNVQSEITKPPDVEILQGRRQKKRHIPATESVPFTSTKCSRYKQAGHNRTTCLSSPAPHPYTKKHTEKYSNIQ; encoded by the coding sequence ATGTTGTTTAGAATAAATAGTGAAGGAATCAAATTCATTGTGGACTTAAAGAAGAGAACATGTGACTGCCTGAaattccaacttgatgaattGCTCTATCCACATGCAATTGCTGCTATAAATAAGAGATATTTGCAGAAATCTGATTACTTCTCAAATTGGTATTCAAGGGAAACATGGTTGAAAACATATGAAGGACATGTGAATACCGTAGGAGATCAAAAATCATGGGATATACCACAAAATGTACAATCTGAGATTACAAAACCTCCCGATGTAGAGATTTTAcaaggaagaagacaaaagaagaggcaTATACCTGCGACTGAATCAGTACCATTCACGTCTACCAAATGCAGTCGATATAAACAAGCTGGGCATAACAGAACAACTTGCTTGTCTTCTCCAGCACCTCATCCATATACCAAGAAACACACTGAAAAATATTCCAACATTCAATAA